In Rhodopirellula sp. P2, the DNA window AATTGAAACGGTCGCGAATGCAGAGCGAACCGCCAACGCAGAGATGGTAGATCAACTTGCAGCGAAGAAGATGGAGCAAACACGCCTCAAACGAGAGATTGACTTGGCGAGACTCGACAGTCAGAGTGCTGAGTTGATTGAGACGAAAGCCGATCTGAAGCGAATTGCGGAAGATAAGGAAGCAGAGCGAAAACGAAGGGCACGCTTGGCCGTACTGGAGTCGGAATTTGATCGCGACCTTGGACAAATAACATCACTGCTAAAGCCGTTCATCAGCCATGGTCGCACTCAGCCCGGATCGCGGGGTTGGCGATCAGATGCAACATATGGTCCGGTATCGCTCTCGAAGTTGAGGTCCGCCGGACTACTGGAGGATACAGTTGAATCGAGGCAGAATCTCTACTATTTGACTACCGGAAACCGCTACAACGATCGGGAACATGGTGCGTTCCCACGTTACGTCGGGGGTGCTGGGGATTGGCAGCGGAAACATCCCACGATCGAGCGAGCCCAAGACTTGCTGCAAAAGTACGGCGAGTTGATGGTAGACAAGAACATGCTGGCACCGTAGGAATGGCGAGCCGATGATGGTTGAAAAACCAGCCCGCACCGCGACACTGGCATCTACGACTGAATAGCAATCAATGCATTGCGAAACGTCGTCTCAAAGTAGGAATCGCCGCGATCCGCAAATTTGCTCTGAGATGCGACCGCTTGCCGAATCTCTTCCTTGCCGTACCCAGCGCGCAAGAGCGAGCATACTATCGCGAAGTCCCGCTTGCTTCGATCGTCCGTGGTTACTGCTAGACGCTGAGTCAGCGGATCAGTTGTTCGCGGTTGATTTGCGAACGTCCTCCGTACTCTCCCGTCCTGCAACGATTGGGGCGACTGTCGTTTAACCTGTGGGGGAAACGATTCGATAGCAAAGCGACAATCCGGATTGCAGACTCGCAACGAGCATCGAGTGGGCTGAGCGCCATTGCGAGCGTTCTTTACATTCAAAAACCCTGGAAGTCGCAGTAGTCGGTTTGCGTCACACGTCGCGTCACAACCGAGTTGCTTGTAAAGCCGTCTAAGTCTCGCTTCAAGCAAGTCCCGATCGAACGGCAACGAAATATCGAGCGTCTGATCCAGTAGCCAGTAGAGGTGATTGCCGTTTCCGCTATCGATGATGATGCTCGGGTGAGGAACCCCAGTCTCTTCGCAACGCCATTTTGCTACTTCCGACGTTACGTTGTCCATGTCTGCCCAAAGGCACCGAGTCTTTACGACATCCGTTTTGCGACCACGACCGTGGGCAACCCTTGGGTTCACGCCAAAAAAGATGTTGGCGTTGTGCATCGTGTTCAGCCTATCCAGATAGCGAAGCTGTTCAACGAATCCGTCTTTTGCAAGCCACCTACGCTCGCTTCGCAACACTCGCGACTTCCGTTTACCTGAATCGCCATCGGTCCAAATTTCTATCGGTCGGACCTCGATTATTTCCCCGGCTCGAAACAGCATGGAACAAAGGAGAGCTGCATCGTTAAGACGAGAAGTGTTAGACATAGTCGCCTCATATTGAAAACCTCTTTGAAAACCGTTGACCATCACCGGCGTGTC includes these proteins:
- a CDS encoding DNA-primase RepB domain-containing protein, which produces MRGPSRRDKHAGVSRIDVCDTPVMVNGFQRGFQYEATMSNTSRLNDAALLCSMLFRAGEIIEVRPIEIWTDGDSGKRKSRVLRSERRWLAKDGFVEQLRYLDRLNTMHNANIFFGVNPRVAHGRGRKTDVVKTRCLWADMDNVTSEVAKWRCEETGVPHPSIIIDSGNGNHLYWLLDQTLDISLPFDRDLLEARLRRLYKQLGCDATCDANRLLRLPGFLNVKNARNGAQPTRCSLRVCNPDCRFAIESFPPQVKRQSPQSLQDGRVRRTFANQPRTTDPLTQRLAVTTDDRSKRDFAIVCSLLRAGYGKEEIRQAVASQSKFADRGDSYFETTFRNALIAIQS